The following DNA comes from Mucisphaera calidilacus.
TTGATGTCTTCGCGGTGGCGTTTGCCGGGCGCTGAGGGGACGACGTAGCGTCGGCCGGGATCGGCGTTGACGATCTCGATGGCCTTGCGGATCTGGCCTGCGTCGGCCAGCGAACTCCCACCAAATTTGCAGACACGGGTGCCCAAAACGGCGCTCCTTGGGGCGGTCAGAGGGTTTGTAGGGCTTCACTGTAGCCGAGAAGCGGTGTCGTGTCGGGTTCGGGGTGGCACAAGCGTCAGGTTGTTCTATACTACGTGGCTCGTCCCCAAGCCCGGGTGGCGAAACTGGCAGACGCGCCACGTTGAGGTCGTGGTGGGAGTAAAATCCCTTGGAGGTTCGAGTCCTCTCCCGGGCATTACCAGCCAACAACCAAGCAGGGGGTTCAGGCAAGATCGGCAAGAACGCGGTCTGCGGCTCGGCTCCCGCTGAGCATGGCGCCCTCGATGGAGGGGGATGCGGTGTGGTCGCCTGCGATGATCGGGGTGTTCTTGTGTGGTGTTTGGGTGGGCCAGTCACGCGGGAGGGCGTTGGGGATCACGTCGGTGCGGAGGTGACGCCAGCCGCGGACCTGCGGGCCGAACCAGGTTTGCAGCTCGTCGAGGACCGAATTGCGGTGGTGGTCGGGTTGATCGATCGGTTCGATGGCGGTGACGCTGATGAGTGCGGCGCCGGGCGGCGCGTAGGCGGGGCAGACATTCGAGAGCACGGCGAGGTGGTTGAAGGTCGCTTGTGGTGATCCGTTGAGGACTAATATCGGGTCGTCGATCGGTGGTTGATCGGCGGCGAAGTAGATGCAGGTGGTGCCGCCCATCGGGGGGGTGTTGTCGAGCAGCGGTGAGGCGGGATCGACGGCGAGGACGATGGCGTCGGCGGTGTGTTGTTCGCCGTCGTCGAGTGTTACGGAGGTACGGGTCAGATCACGCACGGGGGTGCTGGTGCGTATCGCGTGAGGGGGGAGTTGTGAGACGAGTTGTTCGGGGATCTGACGCATGCCGCCCGCGGGGAGGGCTGTGTCGCCTCGGGAGAAGGTGTTGAAGAGGAAGCGCATGTATGACGCGGGTGCTGTGAGGTCGGGATCGAGCATGACGCCACGCCACCATGGGCGGAGGAAGGCCGCTTGGAATTCGGCGGTGAAGCCGAGTTGGTCGAAGGCCTGAGATGTCGTGGTGGTGTCGGATGCATCGTCATGGCGGGCTGCGCTGGACTGGGACCTGAGTCGGCCGATGCGGAATCGGTCCATGGCGGTTCCGGGCCCTCTGAAGAGTGTTTCGAGCAGGCGTTGCGGTCGCCGCCAGGGGTCGGAGAATCGCGCAAAGCCGTCCTGCCAGCGGATGAGCGAGCCGGGCTCGAAGGCGTGGAGGTCGAGTTGTGCGAGGTCGAGTCGCTGGCGGGCGTGCTCGTAGCCGGTGAGATAGACCTGGAATCCGCGGTCGAGCAGGAAGCCGTCGGTGCGGTCGGTCTGAACGCGGCCGCCGATGCGTCCTGTTTTCTCCAGGACGACCACCTCGACGCCTGCCTGGTGGAGGTCGCGTGCGCAGGTCAGGCCGGCGAGACCCGCTCCGACGACGATGACGGTTGGTTGTTCGGGCATGCCTGAAGCGTAGCGCGTGGGAGCTGCCGGTGCGGGATCAGCCCTTCATGCCGGTCATGGAGATGCCTTCGATGAAGGTTCGCTGGGCGAAGAAGAAGAGCAGGATGACCGGGAGGACCACGAGTGTGCTGGCGGCCATCAGGTAGTGCCACTGGGTGCCGCCCTGTCGGCTCTGGAAGAACTGGAGGCCGAGCGCGAGTGTGAAGTCTTCCTGATCGGTGAGGTAGATCAGGGGTCCCATGAAGTCGTTCCACGTGGCGAGGAACTGGAAGAGGGCGACGACGGCGATGGCCGGTTTGGCGAGCGGGAGGATGATCTGCAGGAAGATGCGCAGGTGTCCGCAGCCGTCGATGGTGGCGGCCTCGGAGAGTTCGCGGGGGATGGTTCGGAAGAACTGGCGGAGCAGGAATACGTTGAAGGCGCTGGCGAAGAACGTGGGGACCCAGAGGGGCTGGAGCGTGCCGATCCAGCCGAGATCCCGGAAGAGGCCGTAGAGGGGGACCATGATGACGGGGAAGGGGATCATCATGGTGGCGAGGAGGACGAGGAAGACCTTGTCGCGTCCGGGCCAGTCGATTCTCGAGAAGCCGTAGGCGACCAGCGAGCAGGAGAAGACGGTGCCGACGACGGTGAGCACGCAGAGTGTGAGTGAGTTCCAGAGGTACTGGGGGAAGTAGGCCATCTCCTTGATGGCCGCGGCGAAGTTACCCCAGCGGGGCATGATGCTGGTGCTGATGTCACCCGCGGCGACCTGCAGTTGTCCGGTCTGGACGAAGGCGAGGGTGTTGCGTTCGTCCCAGTCGACGATTCTGCGGCGGATGTCGCCGGCCTTGAGGGTGAACTCCTGCTCGGTGGCCATGGCGCTCTCGACGTCGTCGCGCGTCTGCCCGTAGACCCGGCGGATGGATGATCCGGGCACGGTGTGCCTGAAGAAAACGCCGTCCGGGTCGGGCACGAGGATTTCCACCTGATCGGGGCTTGCGGGGTCGGGGTTTTCGTCGGCGCGTCGTGCCTCGACTTCGACGCCTTCGAGTGTCGCCACCCAGGTGTGCATGGCGATGACGTTGATCTCATCGGCGGGTTCTGCGTGGACGAGGTCGCCCAGGGGGCGTACGGGTACCTGGGCGTCGCCTATGGTCGCGATCCACTGGTAGCTGTAGGCCACGTCCACGGTCTGATCGTCGGGGACATCGAGTTCGGCGCGGCTGACGCCGACCTGCACCGATCGGCCGAAGCGTTCGACGGTGTAGGCGTAGGGCAACCAGACCGGGGGGTTGGACATGGTCTGGTCGATCGGTTTGAGTGCGGTCGAGAGCATCCAGAGCAGCGGGACGGTGAAGATGAAGCCGCCGATGCACAGGAGCATGAAACGCAGGATTTGGGGGAGGTTTCTCGGCATACGATCAGTCTCCCGCGTAATAGACCCGGCTCTTCATGCCGGTGTGCGCGACGTAGGTGAGGATCAGGATGATGAGGAACAGCACCATGGCCATCGCGCAGGCGTAACCCATGTTGTTGTACTTGAACGCGTGCATGTAGAGGTAGACGGCGTAGAGCAGGGCTGATCGCTCCGGCCCGCCGTCGGGGAGCATGATGAAGGGTTTCACGAATTCCTGCATGGCGCCGATGATGCCCATGATGAGGTTGAAGTAGATCACGGGGGAGACCATGGGGATGGTGATGTTCCAGAACCGCTGGAAGCCGTTGGCGCCGTCGAGTTCAGCGGACTCGTAGAGGGAGCGTGGGACGTCCTGCAGGCCGGCGAGGAAGAGGACCATGGTCCCGCCGATCTGCCAGACCTGCGAGAGCACGAGTGTGTTCTTGGTCCAGTTGGGGTCACCCAGCCAGAGCGGGCCTTCGAGCCCGACGAGGCTCAGGGCGTGGTTGACCAGCCCGTACTGGCCGTTGAAGAGCCAGATCCAGATCATGGCGACCGCGACGAGTGGGACGATCGAGGGGATGTAGAAGAGGGTCCGGAAGACGGAGCGGCCGGCGATCTCTTTGTTGAGCAGGACGGCGCAGGCGAGGGCGAGGATCAGGCCGAGGGGGATGGCGAAGACGGAGTAGTAGGCGGTGTTCCAGAGCGCCTGCCAGAAGAGGGCGTCGCCGACCATCTCGGTGTAGTTGTCGACGCCGATCCAGACCGGTGTTCGGAGGATGTCGTAGTCGCAGAAGGAGTAGTAGATGGCCATGGCGACGGGGTAGATCCCGAAGACGCAGAAGCCGAAGATCCACGGGCTGATGAAGGCCAGGCCGAGGACGAGTTGTTGACGCTGGCCTCGGGTCATGGGTTCTGCCTCCATTGTGCCATGAGGGCGTCGCGAGTCCGGTCCCATCGTCGGAAGGACGCGTCGAATTTGCGTTGCACGCGGCTCTGGATGATCTCTGCGGCGCGTTCGGGTTCCATGGTCTGTCGGAAGACGGAGTCGATGTTGTTGATGAGCTCGTCCTTGTACTCGACCCATACGGGCGTCTGGGGGACGGTTTTCGCGTTCGGGCTGCCGGCGAGGTCGATGAAGACCTGGATATTGGGGTTGGGGTGATCGGTGATGAATCGTTCGGAGGTCTGGATGAGCGGGCTGAATTTGCGTTGTCCGAGGCAGAGTTTCTCGATGTTCTGCTGCTGGTTGACGAAGGCGATGAATTCGAAGGCCTCGTCCGGGTGCCTGGCGCCCTTGGGGATCCAGAGCACGTCGCACTCCATGATGGTGACGCCGGGTAGTCGCTCGGGATCAGCGGAGGGGAAGGGGGCGGCACCCCAGTCCATCCGCGGCGAATACTTCTCGATGAAGTTGTAGAGCCAGACGCCCTGGAGCACCATGGCGATGCGGCCTTCGAGGAAGGGGTTCTGCGGCGAGCTGAAGTTGCCGAAGGAACTGCCGAAGACGTCCATGTTCTTGGCGCCGTATTTCGCGGTGTAGCTGTCCATCCACCGGAGCGCTTCGAGGTTTTCTTCGGACTGGATGTTGACGTAGCGTTCGTCGCGGATGAGGCTGCTGCCCCACCAGTAGCCCCAGAGTTCTTTCCACCAGCCGGGGTAGTTGGGCGAATGCCCCAGCTGGATGATCTTGAACCGGGCGCTGTTTCTGTCGTCGGCCATGTCGGCCTTTTCCTGCTCGGTCATGTCGGCGTAGCGGGCCAGGACCGTTTCGCCGTCGCGTTCCAGTTCGACGATGGTCAGTTTTTCGGCCATCGCGTCGAGTTCCGCGATCGACTGTGGCGGTCGGTCGGGATCAAGGCCAGCCTCGCGGAACATCTGTTTGTTCCAGTGCAGCGCGACGGTGGCGGGGGTGCTCGGGAGGCCCCACTGGATGCCCTGGTGGCCGAGCGCGCGCCAGACCGCGGGGTAGTAGTCCTCCTTGCGGATGCCATATTCCTCGATGTAGGTGTCGAGGGGTGTGAGGGCGTTTTTTTCGGCGTAGGAGGGCGAGAGGTAGCTCCAGCCGCCTGCGACGTCGGGTGGGTTGCCGCCGGCGGTGGCGAGCATGAGTTTCTGGTCGATCTGGCTGACCGTGAGCATCTTCACGAAGATGCGGTCCTGTGAGGCATTGAAGTCGTCGACGACGCGTCGCATGGCCTCGCCTTCGAAGGAGGTCCATTTTTCCCAGTAGCTGACGATGACGCGTCCGTCGGCGGTGCGGTCGTCACGGCGGTCGCTGCAGCCGCCGGTCGCGCTGAGGACAAGCCCGATCACCAGCGTGGTCAGCAGGAGGCGAAACGGGCGAGCAGCGGGCCGCGTGTCGGTCATGGTGAGACTCACTACGAAGGAAGAAACTCGAATCTTGGATCACCTTACACGATGCTGATTCAACCCGGGTCCGACAAAACGCAAACGTTTGCGCTAACTCACGTTTAATATACGGAATTCGGATGGCGTGCACAACGAGCCGCTGTCTGCGGCGCTTTTACTCAGGGCAGGGGAACGGCCCATTCGGGCATGAGCACCTGGTGGAAGGTGAAGACCGAGCCGCCGATGCCGACGGCCTGGGCACGCTCGCCCGACGCGTGCACGTAGCCGATCCGTTGTTCGCGGTGATCCTGCTGCCTGAAGTCGATGGTGCTGTAGGTTCGCGTCGGGGGCGGGAGGTCCGGGTCTCGTGGTGCCGCGGCTGCATCCAGCAGGAGGGGGACCGTATCGCGGCCTGTTGCGGCGTCGAGTCTCAGGTGTCCGGGTTGACTGTGGTTGTCGTAGTCATCGGGATCGTCGGGCAGTCCGGCGTGTCCGGTGGCGTTCATGGCGTAGGTGCGGGTCATGACGGCGTCGGAATTCGCCGCGGTCGCGGGGCAGACGAGTACGGAGTTGTCGCTGTAGAGTTCGTCCGGTGTTGATCCCTGCACGCCTGCCCGGGCCTGAACCTCCATGCCCCAGTTCGGGCGTTGGCCATAGGGTTGTCCGATGGCGGGTCCGTAGCCGTTATTCGCGTCGGCGTAGGTTCGGATGGCGAGGTAGGCCTGCCTGAGGTTGGATCCGCAGAGTGCGGTTCGGGCTACGTCGCGAGCGCTGCCGAGGACCGGCAGGAGGATGGCCATCAGCAGCGCCACGATGCTGATGACCACGAGCAGTTCGATCAGCGTGAAGCCCGTGGTTCGGCAGGGGTGCCGTGTCATGGTGTGGGGACGATTCGCAGCAGTTTGCCGTTGCCCTCGTCGGTGAGGACGTAGAGGTAGCCGTCGGGTCCCTGGCGGACGTCGCGCACGCGTTGGCCGAGTTTGAGGGTTTCCTGTCCGACGACCCGGCCGTCCTCGAGGTCGACGCGGCGTATCTGTCGGAGTGCGAGTCCGCCGGCGAAGAGGTCGCCCTGCCATCCGGGGTAGCGGTCGCCGGTGTAGAAGCAGAGTCCTGACGGGGCGATGCAGGGTGTCCAGACGACCATGGGGTCCTGCATGCCCGGTGCGCTGGCGTCGTCGGAGATGCGGGGTCCCCAGTACTCGATGGAGTAGGTGACCGCCGGCCATCCGTAGTTGGTGCCCGG
Coding sequences within:
- a CDS encoding type II secretion system protein, which encodes MTRHPCRTTGFTLIELLVVISIVALLMAILLPVLGSARDVARTALCGSNLRQAYLAIRTYADANNGYGPAIGQPYGQRPNWGMEVQARAGVQGSTPDELYSDNSVLVCPATAANSDAVMTRTYAMNATGHAGLPDDPDDYDNHSQPGHLRLDAATGRDTVPLLLDAAAAPRDPDLPPPTRTYSTIDFRQQDHREQRIGYVHASGERAQAVGIGGSVFTFHQVLMPEWAVPLP
- a CDS encoding carbohydrate ABC transporter permease, yielding MTRGQRQQLVLGLAFISPWIFGFCVFGIYPVAMAIYYSFCDYDILRTPVWIGVDNYTEMVGDALFWQALWNTAYYSVFAIPLGLILALACAVLLNKEIAGRSVFRTLFYIPSIVPLVAVAMIWIWLFNGQYGLVNHALSLVGLEGPLWLGDPNWTKNTLVLSQVWQIGGTMVLFLAGLQDVPRSLYESAELDGANGFQRFWNITIPMVSPVIYFNLIMGIIGAMQEFVKPFIMLPDGGPERSALLYAVYLYMHAFKYNNMGYACAMAMVLFLIILILTYVAHTGMKSRVYYAGD
- a CDS encoding carbohydrate ABC transporter permease, with translation MPRNLPQILRFMLLCIGGFIFTVPLLWMLSTALKPIDQTMSNPPVWLPYAYTVERFGRSVQVGVSRAELDVPDDQTVDVAYSYQWIATIGDAQVPVRPLGDLVHAEPADEINVIAMHTWVATLEGVEVEARRADENPDPASPDQVEILVPDPDGVFFRHTVPGSSIRRVYGQTRDDVESAMATEQEFTLKAGDIRRRIVDWDERNTLAFVQTGQLQVAAGDISTSIMPRWGNFAAAIKEMAYFPQYLWNSLTLCVLTVVGTVFSCSLVAYGFSRIDWPGRDKVFLVLLATMMIPFPVIMVPLYGLFRDLGWIGTLQPLWVPTFFASAFNVFLLRQFFRTIPRELSEAATIDGCGHLRIFLQIILPLAKPAIAVVALFQFLATWNDFMGPLIYLTDQEDFTLALGLQFFQSRQGGTQWHYLMAASTLVVLPVILLFFFAQRTFIEGISMTGMKG
- a CDS encoding NAD(P)/FAD-dependent oxidoreductase — protein: MPEQPTVIVVGAGLAGLTCARDLHQAGVEVVVLEKTGRIGGRVQTDRTDGFLLDRGFQVYLTGYEHARQRLDLAQLDLHAFEPGSLIRWQDGFARFSDPWRRPQRLLETLFRGPGTAMDRFRIGRLRSQSSAARHDDASDTTTTSQAFDQLGFTAEFQAAFLRPWWRGVMLDPDLTAPASYMRFLFNTFSRGDTALPAGGMRQIPEQLVSQLPPHAIRTSTPVRDLTRTSVTLDDGEQHTADAIVLAVDPASPLLDNTPPMGGTTCIYFAADQPPIDDPILVLNGSPQATFNHLAVLSNVCPAYAPPGAALISVTAIEPIDQPDHHRNSVLDELQTWFGPQVRGWRHLRTDVIPNALPRDWPTQTPHKNTPIIAGDHTASPSIEGAMLSGSRAADRVLADLA
- a CDS encoding ABC transporter substrate-binding protein — its product is MTDTRPAARPFRLLLTTLVIGLVLSATGGCSDRRDDRTADGRVIVSYWEKWTSFEGEAMRRVVDDFNASQDRIFVKMLTVSQIDQKLMLATAGGNPPDVAGGWSYLSPSYAEKNALTPLDTYIEEYGIRKEDYYPAVWRALGHQGIQWGLPSTPATVALHWNKQMFREAGLDPDRPPQSIAELDAMAEKLTIVELERDGETVLARYADMTEQEKADMADDRNSARFKIIQLGHSPNYPGWWKELWGYWWGSSLIRDERYVNIQSEENLEALRWMDSYTAKYGAKNMDVFGSSFGNFSSPQNPFLEGRIAMVLQGVWLYNFIEKYSPRMDWGAAPFPSADPERLPGVTIMECDVLWIPKGARHPDEAFEFIAFVNQQQNIEKLCLGQRKFSPLIQTSERFITDHPNPNIQVFIDLAGSPNAKTVPQTPVWVEYKDELINNIDSVFRQTMEPERAAEIIQSRVQRKFDASFRRWDRTRDALMAQWRQNP